DNA from Bradyrhizobium japonicum USDA 6:
CTTGAGCGGCGCGAGACCGAAGCGGACCTGGAACACCGTGGTCAGCAGCAGCACGATGCCGAGCGCGGTGAAGGTGCCGCCGAGATAGTAGTCGAAGCTCCGCGTCTCGTCGAAAATCTCGGTGTCGTCGCCGGCGACGCTGACCAGGTATTTGCCGTCCGCGCCGAGATCGACCGGCCGCTCCACCATGCGGAGATTCTGCCCCTCGGGCCCGTCGACATAGGCGAGGCGAATGCCGGCAGCGGTGAGCTCGGTGCCCTGCTCCTCCAGCTTCGGCAGCTTCTTGTCCCAGAGCGAGCGCGAGGAGCGCACCTCCGGCTTCTCGGTATCGGTCCGCGTGATCTGCCAGTACCAGCCCGACAGCGGCAGCTCGAACAGGGGCTCGCCGAGCGACTGGAATTGACGGTCCGGCGGCTCGTCGGGGGTCGCGACCTCGGCGATGAGGGTGCGCAGATAGAGATTGAGCCGGCGGTCGAAGGCGCGCTCGGTGGCGCTCTTGTAGACCGACGACAGCACCACGCCGGTGATGGCCAGGATCACCACGAGCCACGCCGTCGCCGACAGGAACAGGCGGTTGGCAAGCGAGCTAGCGGGCATCGGAAGTATCCCGGCAGGCGCAGGGTGGCGGGGCGTCGGACGTCATGGCCGGACCAAGGCCCCTGTTCGGCCTGCCGTCAAGTCCTGACGCCTCAAGCGCCGGGAGCAGGCGGCGGGGTCAGGAGATAGCCGAGGCCGCGGACGGTCTGGATGATGTCGACATCGAGCTTCTTGCGGATGCGGCCGACGAAGACCTCGATGGTGTTGGAGTCGCGGTCGAAGTCCTGGTCGTAGAGGTGTTCGACCAGCTCGGTGCGGGACACGACGCGCCCCGAATGGTGCATCAGATAGGCCAGAAGCCGATATTCGTGCGAGGTCATCTTGACGGGATTGCCGGAGACGCTGACCCGCCCGGTCCTGGTGTCGAGCGTGACGGGGCCGCAACTCAATTCGCTCTGGGCATGGCCGGTGGAGCGGCGCAGCAGCGCGCGGATGCGCGCCAGCACCTCCTCCAGATGGAACGGCTTCGGCACGTAATCGTCGGCGCCGGCATCGAACCCCTGGACCTTGTCGCTCCAGCGATCGCGGGCGGTGAGGATCAGGACCGGCATGGTGCGGCCGTTGCGGCGCCAGGCTTCCAGCACCGAGATGCCGTCCTTCTTGGGCAGGCCGATGTCGAGCACAACGGCATCGTAGGGCTCGTTGTCGCCGAGATAGTGCCCCTCCTCTCCGTCGAAGGCGCGGTCGACGACATAGCCGGCGTCCGTCAGCGCCTTGGTGAGCTGGCGATTGAGATCAGGGTCGTCCTCAACAACAAGCAGGCGCACGCTTCTCTCCAGACATAGGCCGCATGAACACCGCTACAGATGAGCAATTCCGGCGTGAACTGAATATGAACGCGGGGAACCGGCCGCGTTACTTTTTGGTCATATAGAGCTTCTCATGGGCCCACGCGACGGCGCCCGCCAAGCCACCGGACGAGTTGGCGGGCGTGGCGGGCGCAATGTGCCGCGTTGCGCGGCGAGTCGGAAGGTCCGAACCGTCCCCTCGATCGGCCGTCAGGTCCGGAAGAACACGAACCAGATGACGGCAAGGATCAGGATCGCGAGCCCGGTCGAGATGGCAAGCAGGGCGGCCACTGACGGCCCGGGCTCGCCCTGACGCGCCTCGGTGGCGGTTTCGACGATCTGATCGTGCTCTCGCGTGGTTGCCATAGTGCCCTCAATCTCTGGATGTCGGCCGCGGTGGTCGCGCCCCTCTCGTGGCCTGATGTCTGGAGCCAACGCGTGATTGGATATGATGTTCCGGCTTTTGCCGCTGCATCGGGCTGCAAACGCGCCTCAGGCGGCCGGTTAACGCAGTTGCAAGATTCCGCAATCCGTCTTGCTATGATTCGTTGTTCCCCGATGGTATCCTCGTCCTCTGTCCCCGTTGCGTTTGGAGTAGCCCATGGCCCCCCGCGCCAATTGGAAGGGTTTTCTGCGTCTGTCGCTCGTGACCTGCCCGGTCGCGCTGTATCCGGCCACTTCGGATACCGAGAAGGTTTCGTTCAACCAGATCAACCGCAAGACCGGCCACCGGATCAAGTACCTCAAGGTCGACGCCGAGACCGGCGACGAGGTGACCTCCGAGGACATCGTCAAGGGCTACAAGGTCGACACCGACACCTATATCGAGGTCACCAAGGACGAGCTCGACGACATCGCGCTGGACTCCACGCACACGATCGAGATCGACGAGTTCGTGCCGAAGACCGATATCGACAGCCGCTATTTGATCCGCCCCTACTATCTCGTGCCTGACGGCAAGGTCGGCCACGACGCCTTCGCGGTGATCCGCGAGACCATCCGCAGCATGGACAAGGTCGCGATCGGTCGCGTCGTGCTGACCAACCGCGAGCACATCATCGCGCTGGAGCCGCTCGAGAGCGGCCTGATGGGCACGCTACTGCGCTATCCCTACGAGGTCCGCAGCGAGAAGGAATATTTCGACGACATCCAGGACGTGAAGCTGACCAGGGACATGCTCGACCTCGCCAAGCACATCGTCGAGAAGAAATCCGGCGCGTTCGAGCCCGAACTGTTCGAGGACCACTACGAGACTGCGCTGATCGACCTCATCAACAAGAAGCGCAGCGGTGCACCGATCGCGGCGAAGGCGGCGCCGAAGACCGGAGGCAACGTCATCAACCTGATGGACGCGCTGAAGAAGAGCATCGCCAGCGAGAAGGACATGGCGCCCGCGGCCAAGGCCACCAAAGAGGCCGTCAGGGAGACCGTCAAGGGCAAGAAGCCGAAGAAGCGCGTCGAGGGCCAGCGCGAGATGCTGCTGCCGATCGCCGGCAAGGGCGGCAAGACAGCAGCAGCCAAGGAAGCGCCCCCCAAGAAGGCCGACAAGCCGGTGCGCGCGCCGGCACGGGCGAAGAAAGCCGGTTAGACGCAATCCGCGTCTGCAATCGCGCCGTGATGTCTCCCCTCGCCGATCGGCCGGCCTGACATGCCCTGGTCGACGACGTTCGACGATCCCGTTCGCGCAAGTCACAAGCGCAAGCTGCTGACGCTGCAAGACGCGGCGGACTACATCATGCAGCTGCCTGAGGACGCGCAGCACGAGGCGCACTGGCAGACCGCGATCGAGACCTTGATCAACGCAGCCGAGACAGGCGGCGGCTGGGTGATGTTCGCCCGCATCGCGATGTTGCGGGCGCTGAATGCGGACGGCCGCGGCCAATGAGCGCCTTGGCTGTCGTCCTTGGTTGTCATCTCTGGCGCGCATCCGTGCCGACCGTGACGAACAGGCTCAACAAACCGTTAATCGGCGCCCTCGTGTCCGGCACGACAGGGTATTCCTACGGGCGACAAAATTAACCGTTGGTTCCCCTTATGCGCAGCATGGTTCCGGCTCCGATCGAGCCAAGGTTCGCGTGCCCCGTGCAGCAGGACGTCAGAAAGAACTACATCAGCATCGTGAACGACGCGCCTGATCACGAGCAGGCGGCGAGCACGGCGCCGCGGCCGCAGCCTGGTACGATGAAGGACCTCGTCGGCCGTCTCGCGACCGTGCTGAAGCGCCGCCTCCCCGCCGCACCGGGCCCGACCATCACGCCCTGACAGACGCCGCGGCTTCCGCGTGTCCTTGCGGGGGGCGGTCGATTTGAATCCATTTGGATGGATCGATGGAACCTTAATTTAATGGATGCCATCGTATGTGACGGAGGCGCGGCCGCCCGGGCTTCATTCTTCCGTCGCGCAGAAAAATCTATTCGATCTATTACCAGTCCGAAAACGACGCTGCCACACATTGGATCGGATGAAGAGGAGTTGGCAATGACTTTGCTTAGGTCTTTCCTTGCCGATGAGACTGGCGCAACCGCCATCGAATACGGCCTGATTGCCGCCGGCATTGCGCTGGCGATCGTGACCGTCGTGAACAACACGGGCAGCCAGCTTCTCAACAACAAGTTCAACTCGATCAGCTCGTCGCTGAAGTAAGGGCCGCCTCGTAACGGCCGCCCTGGCCTGAGGCGACGTCCCTGCACGCGCCGACCTCGGCGCATGCTCCCTCCCCGATCTCATCATTGCGAGCGATAGCGAAGCAATCCAGAGTCCTCCCGCGGAGGAATTCTGGATTACCCCGCTGCGCTCGCAATAGCGCGTGGCCCGTAACGCACTCAAAATCGTGTCCCGGACGCTACGCAACGTCCTTCAAGCAACCACATCCTCGCGCTCCCGCGCTTTGACGGCCTTTTGAGTCCTGATAGTCTTCGGCCCGGCGTGGTTCGACGGGCCATGCTCAATCATTGGACCAGAGCGATTTGAAGGATGCGGATGAGAAGCGTGACGATCTTGGCTCTCAGCCTCATGTTTGTCGGCGCCTGGTCGCACGACGGCGCGAGAGGACAGACTTCGGTCGCACCGCCGGTCTCGCTTGCTCCGCCCAACGCATCGCCGCCGCGCGCGAACGCCAAGACTTCCAGAATTCCGCCGGCGACACCCGGCAGGGAGGTTTCGCCACCTGTGATCGGCGGGCCTCCGCCGATGCCTAATCCAGCCGCCGACTACGACGGCTTCAGCGTAGGCACCGTCGACGACAGTGACGCCTCAAGCCAGGTGACGCCGCCTGTGAGGTCACGCGCAGCAAAGGGCGCCAAGTCCAATTCCACGTCCAATCCCGATACAAATGGTCTCGGCGGCCAGTCATCGGTCGATCAGGAAGACGAGGCGCTGAAACGAAAGCTGACGATCTGCAAAAACTGCAAGTAGGGCGTTCGTAGACCGGATTGCGCTTCTGCCTTCGCTCTTCGAGCTACGGCGGACAAATCGCTCCATCCGGGCTACGGCAGCGCGCTGCATGGCTGACCTACCGCGACCGTCGCCTACCCGTGCTTTACCCTCCTGCAAATTCCTGATCCTCTCACCCCAATCGGCCGGAGCAACCGGCCAAGCCTGAGGAGAGAGACGCCATGAAGCTCGGCACCGCCATTGCGGAAATCATGAAGCGCGAGGGGATCGAGATCCTCTGCGGCTATCCGGTCAACCATCTGATCGAGCATGCGGCCAAGGCCGAGATCCGGCCGGTGATGGTGCGGCAGGAGCGCGTCGGGGTGCACATGGCGGATGCGATCTCGCGGGTGACGTCGGGGCGTTCGATCGGCGCGTTCTGCATGCAGCACGGGCCCGGCGCCGAGAACGCGATGGGCGGTGTTGCGCAATGCTATGGCGAATCCGTGCCCGTGCTGGTGCTGCCGATGGGCTATCAGCGCCGGCTCGCGCATATCGAGCCGAACTTCAATTCCAGCGAGGCGATGAAGCCGTTCGCGAAGTCGTCCGAGCCGATCATTCTGGCGGCCGAGGTGACCAACATTTTTCGCCGTGCCTTCACCAAACTGAAGAACGGCCGTGGCGGTCCCGTCATCGTCGAGATCCCCGCCGACATGTGGAACGAGGAGGTGCCGGAGCCGCTGAACTACACGCCGGTGCTGCGCACGCGCTACGGCGCCGATCCTGTTCATGTGAAGGAGGCGGCAGCCCTGCTCGTCAACGCGAAGCGCCCCGTGATCTATGCCGGCCAGGGCGTGCACTACGCGCAGGCCTGGCCGCAACTGAAGCGGCTCGCCGAGCGGCTCGCCATTCCCGTCACCACCAGCCTGGGGGGCAAATCATCGTTCCCGGAAACGCATCCGCTGTCGCTCGGCTCGGGTGGCCTCGCGGTGCCGCGCGCGGTCCCGAAATTCCTCGCTGAAGCCGACGTGATCTTCGGCATCGGCTGCTCGTTCACGGAAACCAGTTTCGGCATCGCGATGCCCAAGGCCAAGACCATCATCCACTCCACGCTCGATCCGAACCATCTCAACAAGGATGTGGAAGCCAAGGTTGGCCTCGTCGGCGATGCCGGCCTCGTGCTCGATGCGCTGCTGGAGGAGATCGGCAAGACCGTCGCGGCGGATCGCGACGCATCAGCGGTCGCGGCCGAGATCGCCGCTTCGCACAAGGAGTGGCTGGCGAAATGGATGCCGAAACTCACCAGCAATGACGCGCCGCTCAGCCCCTATCGCGTGCTCTGGGATCTCCAGCACACCGTCGACATCAAGAACACCATCATCACCCATGATGCCGGCAGTCCGCGCGACCAGCTCTCGCCGTTCTGGAAGGCGGTCGAGCCCCTCAGCTATCTCGGCTGGGGCAAGACGACGCAGCTCGGCTACGGCCTTGGGCTCGCGATGGGCGCAAAACTCGCAAAGCCCGACAAGCTCTGCATCAATGTCTGGGGCGACGCCGCCATCGGGTTCACCGGTATGGATTTCGAGACCGCGGTGCGCGAGCGCATCCCGATCATGTCGATCCTGCTCAACAATTTCTCGATGGCGATCGAGTTGAAGGTGATGCCGATCTCGACCGAGAAATACCGCTCGACCGACATCTCCGGCGACTATGCCGCGATGGCGCGCGCCTTCGGCGGCCATGGCGAGCGGGTGACGAGGCCGGAGGACATCATCCCAGCTATCAAGCGCGGCATCCAGAAGACAAAGGAAGGCGTGCCGGTGCTGCTGGAGTTCATCACCAGCAAGGAGACCGAGGTGTCGCGGCCGGGGACTTGAGCCTGCACCAAAGGACAGCAGTCAGCGGCAAGGATATCGCTGGCGGGATGGGATTTGGGATGGAATAATCCGGCTTTCAGCGATTGGGCCCGGCCCACTAGGCGCCGGGCCATATGGATTTCCCGAATGACCGCGCTTCCGCAGGACGTGGCCGCCGAGCTGAGACGCAGGATTGCAGAGCTTGAACAGCAATTGCGGGCGGGCGCGGACGAGAATGCGCGCCTGCAAAACGAGCTCGCCGTCGCGAGGGACCGCCAGAACGCCAGCACCAAGATCCTGCGAACCATCGCCAGCTCATCCGGCGATGCCGACGCCGCGCTGCATCAGATCGCGGAAGCCACCATGGGTCTGTTCGGCGCGCCGAGCGCGGCCATCCACATCGCGGACGGCGACGGCTGGTCAAAAATCATCCGGGTCGGCGACAGCTCCAAGCGCGTCGGCGCCGGCGTGCCGCTGTCCCAGCTCAAGATCGGCGGCCGCAACATGCCCGGCGTCATCGTCGCCGAGAACCGCCAGGTCCACGTCCCCGACCTCGACAACGTCGATCCCGCCATCGCCGACTGGCCCGGCCTGCCCTTCGTTCGCGCCGCCGGCACACGCTCGATGTCGGGCTCGCCGCTGCGGCTCGACGGCAAGGCGATCGGCGCGCTGATCGTCTACCGCGACCACATTGCGCCCTTCACCGACGACGAAATGGCGCTGCAACAGAGCTTTGCCGATCAGGCCGCGATCGCCATCGAGAACACGCGGCTGTTCAACGAGGTGCAGCAGCGCACCAACGATCTCGGCGAGGCGCTTCAGCAGCAGACCGCGGTCGGCGACGTGCTCAAGACCATCAGCCGCTCGACATTCGACCTGCAGCCGGTGCTCGACACGCTGGTGGCGACCGCGGCCCGGCTGTGCGATGCGGAGATGGCCTTCATCATGCGCCGCGAGGGCGAAGAATATTGGGCGGGCGCGGCGGTCGGCTACACCCAGGCCTATATCGAGTTCCTGCAGACCCATCCGCTGAAAGTCGATCGCGGCACCATCACGGGCCGATGCATCCTGGAAAGACGGCCGGTGCAGATCCTCGATGTCGTCACCGACCCCGAATATACCTTGCGGGAATCGAGCACCCTCGCCCACCAGCACACCGCGCTCGGCGTACCGCTGCTGCGCGAGAACGAGCCGATCGGGACAATCGTGCTGGCGCGCCAGCGCGTCGAGCCGTTCACGCAGAAGCAGATCGACCTCGTCACCACCTTCGCTGACCAGGCGGTGATCGCGATCGAGAATGTCAGGCTGTTCAACGAAGTCCAGACCAAGGCGCGCGACCTCTCGGAGGCGCTGACCTACCAGACCGGCAGCGCCAACATTCTGAAAGTGATCGCCTCGACACCAACCGACGTCGAACCGGCACTCAAAGCGATCGTCGAATGCGCCTGCGAGCTATGCGACTCTTACGACGCCACCGTGGTGCTGAAAGACGGCGACGACCTCCGCTTCAGCGCCCATCATGGCCCGATCCCGATCGACCTGGAGAAATGGCCGATCAACCGCCGCTGGACCGCTGGCCGCGCCTTCATCGATCAAGCCCCGATCCACGTCGAGGACCTCCACGACGAGACGAATGCGGATTTCTCCGATGGCCGCGAGCTCGCGCTCCGGATGGGCCATCGCAGCATCCTCAGCGTGCCGCTCGTGCGCGAAGGTGAAAGCATCGGCGCCATCATTCTTCGGCGCAAGGAGGTGCATCCGTTCACCGACAAGCAGATCGCGCTGTTGCAGACCTTCGCCGATCAGGCCGTGATCGCGATCGGCAACGTCCACCTGTTCGAGGAAGTACAGGCCCGCACCAAAGAGCTCGCCCAGTCCCTCGACGATCTGCGCGCCGCGCAGGATCGCCTCGTCCAGACCGAGAAGCTCGCCTCCCTCGGCCAGCTCACCGCCGGCATCGCGCATGAGATCAAGAACCCGCTCAACTTCGTCAACAATTTCGCGGCGCTGTCGGCCGACCTGACGGCGGAGCTGAACGAGCTGCTCGCGTCTTCAGCGCTCGCCGAGAACATCCGCGGCGAGGTCGACGACCTCACCGCGCTCCTGAAGGACAATCTGCAAAAGGTGGTGCAGCACGGCAAGCGCGCCGATTCCATCGTCAAGAACATGCTGCTGCATTCCCGCGCGGGCAGCGGCCAGCTCGGGATGGCCGACGTCAACTCGCTGGTCGAGGAGAGCCTCAACCTCGCCTATCACGGCGCCCGCGCCGAAAAGCCGCAATTCGACGTCGCGCTGAAGCGCGAGCTGGACCCCGGCGCCGGCACGGCCGAGCTGTTTGCACAGGAGATCACGCGGGTGCTGCTCAACCTGGTCTCGAACGGCTTTTATGCGGTGGCGAAGCGCAAGTCGGACGATGGCGCGGCCGGCTACGAGCCGGTCGTGATCGCCGCCACGTGCGACCGCGGCAGCCATGTCGAGATCCGCATCCGCGACAACGGCACCGGCATTCCGCCGGAGGTGAAGGACAAGATGTTCAATCCCTTCTTCACCACCAAGCCGGCAGGCGAAGGCACCGGCCTTGGCCTGTCAATGAGCCACGACATCATCGTGAAGCAGCACGGCGGCACCATCGACGTCGATACGCGCCCCGGTGAATTCACCGAGTTCACCATCCGTTTGCCGCGCAGAAGTAATTTCACGGACAAAACCCGGGGTAAGCCGTGACTGTGATGGTTCTGGTTGTGGATGACGAACCCGACGTGGAGACCTTGTTTCGACAGCACTTCCGGCGCGATCTCCGCGCCCAGCGCTTCGTGATGGATTTTGCGCGTTCGGCGGCGGACGCGCTGACCCGCATCGCCGACAATCTCGGGCAGTCGCTGATCCTGATCCTGTCCGACATCAACATGCCCGGAATGACCGGGCTCGAAATGCTGCCGAAGGTGAAGGAGATCCGGCCCGAAGTGGCGGTGATCATGGTCACCGCCTATGGCGATGCCGACACCAGGCGCAAGGCGCTGGAGAACGGCGCGACCGGACTTTTGACGAAGCCGATCGACTTCACGCTGCTGCGCCAGGAGATCGACAACCGGCTGGCCCAGGCGGGATAGGGCTGCCAAAAGGCTGTGGGCGCTGGCTCCGGCCGCAGGAGATGTGATAATCGGGCTTGGTACCGCGTACGTCGCGGCGCTTAGCCGGATTATCAATGACCGCGCCTCCCCAGGACAAGGCCGCCGAGCTCGAACGGCAATTGCGATCCCAAGCGGCCGAGAATGCCCGCCTGCAGGCCGAGCTTGCCATTGCGCGCGACCGCCAGAACGCCAGCATGGAGATCCTGCGCACCATCGCCAACTCCTCGGGCGATGCGGAGGGCTCGCTGCAACAGATCGCGGAAGCGACCATGCATCTGTTCGGCGCGCCGAGCGCCACAATTCACATTGCGGAAGGCGACGGGTGGTCCAGGGTGATCCGGGTCGGCGACAGCTCCATGCGCGTCGGCGCCGGCGTGCCGCTCGCCCAGCTCAAGATCGGCGGCCGCAACATGCCCGGCACCATCGTGGCCGAGAACCGGCAGGTTCATGTCCCCGATCTCGACAATGTCGATCCGGCCATCGCCGACTGGCCCGCCATGCCTCACGTTCGCGCCGCCGGCACGCGTTCGATGTCCGGCTCGCCGCTGCGGCTTGAAGGCAAGGCGATCGGCGCGTTGATCGTCTACCGCGACCGTCTCGCGCCCTTCACCGATGACGAGATGGCGCTGCAACAGAGCTTTGCCGACCAGGCCGCGATTGCGATCGAGAACGCGCGCCTGTTCAACGAGACGCGGGAATCACTGGAACGGCAGACCGCGACCGCCGACATTCTGAAAGTGCTGGCGAGCTCGCCCTCGGACGTGCAGCCGGTATTCGACGCCATCGCCGCCAACGCCAACCGGCTGATTGGCGGCTTCTCTACCGCGGTGCTGCGCTACGTCGACGGCGCGGCGCACCTCGTGGCATTCACGCCGGGCGATCCGGCCGGCGACCGCGTGCTCCAGGCCTCTTTCCCGGTGCCGTTCGCGCAGTTCCCAGCCTACCAGCTCACGGCCCATGGTGAATCGGCGCAGCTCCCCGACACCGAGCTCGAGCCGGCGGCACGCGACATCGCGCGCGCCCGCGGCTTTCGCAGCATGCTGTTCACGCCGCTGATGAGCGAGGGCGAGGCCAAAGGCGTCATCATCGCCACGCGGCGGACGACCGGCGCGTTCGCCGAGCATCATGTGCGGCTGCTGCAGACCTTCGCCGACCAGGCGGTGATCGCGGTCAAGAATGTCAGCCTGTTCAACGCCACCAGGGAAGCGCTGGAACGGCAGACCGCGACCGCCGACATCCTCAAGGTGATCGCGGCCTCGCCGGCCGACGTCACGCCGGTGTTCCAGGCCATCTCCGACAGTGCCAAGGCGCTGGTCGGCGGACATTCCTCCACCGTCACCCGCGTCATCAACGGCATGCTGCATCTGGCCGCCTTCACCACCGACAACGAGGCCGGCAACGCGGAGCTGCGCAGCTCGTTCCCGGCGCCGCTTGCGGCATCGGGCATTCACAGCCGGGTGGCGACGAGTGGTGAATACGCCTTCCGCAGCGACATGCAGAACGAGCCCGACCTCACGGAGGCCATGCGGGAGCTGGCGCGGACGCGCGGCTATCGCAGCATCCTCGTGATTCCGATGCTGCGCGACGGGATTGCAATCGGAACCATCGGCGTGACGCGCCCCGAGGCCGGCCCTTTCCCGGACAAGGCGATCAGCCTGCTCAAGACCTTTGCCGACCAGGCCGTGATCGCGGTCGAGAACACGCGCCTGTTCAACGAGGTGCAGGACCGCACGCGGGAGCTCGCCAGGTCGCTCGACGATCTGCGCGCGGCGCAAGACCGTCTGGTCCAGACCGAAAAGCTGGCCTCGCTCGGCCAGCTCACCGCCGGCATCGCGCACGAGATCAAGAACCCGCTCAACTTCGTCAACAATTTCGCCTCGCTCTCGGCCGAGCTGACCGACGAGCTGAACGAGGTGCTTGCGCCCGTCCCGCTCGCCGCCGATCTGCGCGCGGAGGTCGACGAGCTGACGGGGCTGCTGAGGGACAATCTTGGAAAGGTCGTGCAGCACGGAAGGCGCGCCGATTCCATCGTCAAGAACATGCTGCTGCATTCGCGCGAGGGCGGCGGCGAGCATCGGCTGAGCGACATCAACGCGCTGGTGGAGGAGAGTCTCAACCTCGCCTATCACGGCGCGCGTGCCGAGAAGCCGCTGTTCGGCGTCACGCTGAAGAGCGAGCTCGACCCGGCGGCGGGTTCGGCCGAGGTGTTTCCGCAGGAGATTTCCCGGGTGCTTTTGAACCTGATCTCGAACGGCTTCTATGCGGTGACCAGGCGCCAGATGGGCAGCGGCGCCGGTTACGTGCCGATGGTGATCGCCGCGACCCGCGACCGCGGCGACAGCATCGAGATCCGCATCCGCGACAACGGCACCGGCATTCCGGAAGACGTGAAGGCGAAGATGTTCAATCCGTTCTTCACGACCAAGCCTGCCGGCGAAGGTACTGGTCTCGGGCTGTCGATGAGCCACGACATCATCGTGAAGCAGCACGGCGGCACGATCGACGTCACGACGGAGCCCGGCGTGTTCACGGAGTTCACGATCCTGTTGCCGCGAAAGAGCAGCTTTCCGGACCCGACCGGAGGATAGCGTGGCTCGCGAGGTGGCTTCATGAATCCAGCGCGGCTCATTCGGCGACAATTGCTGTCGCTGTCCGGCGTCGGCCTCGCGCTGGGTGCGCTGTTCTTCGCGGCCGCGCTGACGCCGACGCTGATCCCGCGCAGCTATCTCACGCAGGGCGCCCTCGCCGGCGGTTGCTTTGCGATCGGCTATTTCGCCGGTGTCCTGTGGCGTCGGCTGTGGCACTATCTCGAACTGCCCGAGCCTTCGGCGCGCGCAAGATCAGTTGCGAATGCGCTCGTCGCAGTCGGCTGCCTGCTCGTCGTCATCCTCGCTCTCGGGCGCACCGCCGAATGGCAGAACTCGATCCGCACCGTGATGAAGATGGCGCCGGTGGAGACCGCCCATCCGCTCAAGGTCTGCGCCATCGCCCTGATCACGTTCGTCGTGCTGCTGGCCCTGGGGCGGCTGTTCGCGCTTGTCGCCCGCTTTCTCGCCGCGCGCACACCACGCCTCGTTCCGCGGAAGGTCGCGAACGTGATCGGCTTGCTTGTCGCGGCCCTGCTGTTCTGGTCGATCGCCAGCAATGTCCTGATCCGCACGGCGTTCAACGCACTCGACTCCTCCTTCCGCGAACTCGATGTTCTGCTCGAGCCCGAGCGGCCGCAGCCGACAGATCCCGGTCGGACGGGAAGCCCGGCGTCGCTGGTGAAATGGACGGAGCTCGGGCGCATGGGACGCCGGTTCATTGCCTCAGGCCCGACTGCGACGGAGATCAGCGCCGTTACGGGAGGGCCCGCGCAGAATCCCGTGCGCGTCTATGTCGGGCTCGGCAGCCGCTACACCGCGCAAGCGCGCGCCAGGCTTGCGCTCGAGGAGCTCAAGCGCCAGCACGGCTTCGACCGCAAAATCCTGATCGTCATCACGCCGACCGGCACGGGCTGGATCGATCCGGCCGCGATGGATACGGTCGAATATCTCCACCATGGCGATGTCGCGAGCGTCGCGATGCAGTATTCCTATCTCAACAGCCCGCTGTCGCTGCTGTTTCAGCCCGAATACGGCGCTGAGGCGTCGCGCGCGCTGTTCGCGGAAATCTACGGCTATTGGACGACGCTGCCGAAGGATAAGCGGCCGAAGCTGTATCTGCACGGACTGAGCCTCGGCGCCATGAACTCGGAGAAATCCGCGGAGCTGTTCGAGACGATCGGGGATCCCATTGCCGGCGCGCTGTGGAGCGGGCCGCCGTTCGAGAGCCGCATCTGGCGCTCGGTCACCGCGAACCGCAA
Protein-coding regions in this window:
- a CDS encoding alpha/beta hydrolase, with the translated sequence MNPARLIRRQLLSLSGVGLALGALFFAAALTPTLIPRSYLTQGALAGGCFAIGYFAGVLWRRLWHYLELPEPSARARSVANALVAVGCLLVVILALGRTAEWQNSIRTVMKMAPVETAHPLKVCAIALITFVVLLALGRLFALVARFLAARTPRLVPRKVANVIGLLVAALLFWSIASNVLIRTAFNALDSSFRELDVLLEPERPQPTDPGRTGSPASLVKWTELGRMGRRFIASGPTATEISAVTGGPAQNPVRVYVGLGSRYTAQARARLALEELKRQHGFDRKILIVITPTGTGWIDPAAMDTVEYLHHGDVASVAMQYSYLNSPLSLLFQPEYGAEASRALFAEIYGYWTTLPKDKRPKLYLHGLSLGAMNSEKSAELFETIGDPIAGALWSGPPFESRIWRSVTANRNPGSPAWLPEFRDSRFVRFMNQNGPTVPPDAPWGPMRVVYLQYASDAITFFAYRDAYQAPDWMNAPRGPDVSPELRWYPIVTMLQLALDMAVATATPMGFGHVYAPEHYVDAWVAVTDVGDWSGDALAKLKEQLAAKARKTSAGDADDDPDRGG
- a CDS encoding GAF domain-containing protein, whose product is MTAPPQDKAAELERQLRSQAAENARLQAELAIARDRQNASMEILRTIANSSGDAEGSLQQIAEATMHLFGAPSATIHIAEGDGWSRVIRVGDSSMRVGAGVPLAQLKIGGRNMPGTIVAENRQVHVPDLDNVDPAIADWPAMPHVRAAGTRSMSGSPLRLEGKAIGALIVYRDRLAPFTDDEMALQQSFADQAAIAIENARLFNETRESLERQTATADILKVLASSPSDVQPVFDAIAANANRLIGGFSTAVLRYVDGAAHLVAFTPGDPAGDRVLQASFPVPFAQFPAYQLTAHGESAQLPDTELEPAARDIARARGFRSMLFTPLMSEGEAKGVIIATRRTTGAFAEHHVRLLQTFADQAVIAVKNVSLFNATREALERQTATADILKVIAASPADVTPVFQAISDSAKALVGGHSSTVTRVINGMLHLAAFTTDNEAGNAELRSSFPAPLAASGIHSRVATSGEYAFRSDMQNEPDLTEAMRELARTRGYRSILVIPMLRDGIAIGTIGVTRPEAGPFPDKAISLLKTFADQAVIAVENTRLFNEVQDRTRELARSLDDLRAAQDRLVQTEKLASLGQLTAGIAHEIKNPLNFVNNFASLSAELTDELNEVLAPVPLAADLRAEVDELTGLLRDNLGKVVQHGRRADSIVKNMLLHSREGGGEHRLSDINALVEESLNLAYHGARAEKPLFGVTLKSELDPAAGSAEVFPQEISRVLLNLISNGFYAVTRRQMGSGAGYVPMVIAATRDRGDSIEIRIRDNGTGIPEDVKAKMFNPFFTTKPAGEGTGLGLSMSHDIIVKQHGGTIDVTTEPGVFTEFTILLPRKSSFPDPTGG